The following nucleotide sequence is from Halorussus caseinilyticus.
ACCGCCGTGCTTCCGATATGCTCGAAGTCGAGGAGTCGCTCACCGGCGACGGACTGCAGTCGCTCGACTTCCGCCTCGTAGTGGCGTCCCCACTCGGGTCGATACGACCGGATTTCGACCGTTCCGCGCTCTAAGCCGACCATCGTTTCGGTCACTCAGAACAGCTTTCGCCGCACGTCGTCGGCGGCGAGCGCACCCTGCAAGAGCCACGAGGCGGCGGGATGCCGAGGCGCGACACTGGCCGCACCGAGCAGGAGGAACGCGCGGGTTGGCTTCCCGTTTCGGAGCGCGAGCGCGGCCTGCACGACGAACGACGCGGCGTTGAGCCGGTTCTTCTGGAGTTTCAGGGGCTTGCCGACGAGGACCTTCGCGGCGTCTTTGGGCGTCGGAATCATATCTACTCGGTCGTGACCCGCGAGAATAAGCGTTGGGCCGGTGGCGTCGGGGCGGTGTGTCGGCGAGTTCTCGTCGGTCCGGTTCGTCGTCGGCCCGGACCCGCCGCGCTTCGCTGGCGGTAAATTCTAAGGCATTTGCTCAAGCTTTTCAATCTCGGGTCCCTAGGTTCCAAAAGTCAATGGATACGGAGTCGCCCACCGAACGTCTCGCGGACGCCGACATCGAGTGGTGCTTCGATGCCGTACAAGGCGTCTCGCGGACGTTCGCCATCACTATCGACGTGTTGGAAGAGCCGATGGCCTCCTACATCTGCGTCGGCTACTTGCTCTGCCGTGTCGCCGACACCGTCGAGGACGCCGGACACATCTCGCCGGAGGACCAATCGCATCTTCTCCACCTGTACGACCGAGCGCTCGACCCGGACGACCCGACGAGCATCGAGGAGTTCCGGGAGGCAGTCGAGCCGTGGCTTCCGGCCAACACCGACGAGGTAGAGACGGACGAGGACTGGAAAGTCGTCGCCCGGTCGCCGCGCATCGTCGCCACGTTCCAGTCGCTGGGCGACGACGCCCAAGCCGCCATCTACCCGCCGGTGAGCGAGTTGGTCTGCGGAATGGCGGAGTTCGTCGAGCGCTACGAGGACGACGGAGGTCTCCGAATCGGCACGATAGACGAACTCGAAGAGTACTGCTGGTACGCCGCCGGGACCGTCGGCGAACTCATCACGAATCTGGTCGCCCAAGACGTGGA
It contains:
- a CDS encoding phytoene/squalene synthase family protein, translating into MDTESPTERLADADIEWCFDAVQGVSRTFAITIDVLEEPMASYICVGYLLCRVADTVEDAGHISPEDQSHLLHLYDRALDPDDPTSIEEFREAVEPWLPANTDEVETDEDWKVVARSPRIVATFQSLGDDAQAAIYPPVSELVCGMAEFVERYEDDGGLRIGTIDELEEYCWYAAGTVGELITNLVAQDVDDRRAEILRANARGFALLLQLVNVAKDVSDDFREENNVYLPATWLREHGVNPSNVTAPENETAVAGVIRRVTRHARGYMDDAQRYLEVLPESQGNTLEAWAIPYLLAVGTSRELLKRPEDVVKEGGVKVSRAEVMGLIQLFKSGNVERERIGELRSQLEDEPFSPS